CCAAAAATAGAAAGAGCGTGCGTAGCCACGGTTCTGGACGCGACATGCACAACTGCGGGTGTCAGTTCCCCGGCAATTTTATAGAGGTTGGGCATCATTAACAGCAGACCCTGTGATGCAGTAAATGTGGTAGTCAAAGCGCCGGTTTGCAGGGCACCGTGCATGGTGCCGGCAGCTCCTCCCTCACTCTGCAGTTCTACTACCTCAGGAACTGTTCCCCAGATATTCTTTTTTCCGGCCATCGACCACTGATCAGACCACTCTCCCATTGGAGATGCCGGTGTAATCGGGTATATGGCAATTACTTCACTGACTTTATGTGCAACGTATGCGGCTGCTTCATTCGCATCTAACGTGACTTTTTGGTTTGACATAATGTTTTCTTTGTATGGTTTTGAATCGATACTCGTGTATTCGAAGTCGTTACTTACTTTTTTTGGGGTGGAGGTTTTACAAAATCGGCTAATGAATTTCCATTCCTTAAATCCTCCGCCATTGTCTCCAGCGTTTTTGTTTTAAAGAGATGAAAAACCTCTTCCCGAATTCTGTGGTACTCATCATGAATCGGGCAGGGATCATTTTCATCACACTCTTTGTGTTCAATTCCGCATTGTGTAAAAATGTCCAGACCATCAATGGCTTCAACTACATCCACAATGTGAATAGAATCGGCCGGTTTGCTAAGTTTGAATCCACCTGTGGGACCCTTCATGGAAACAAGCAGTTTCTGTTTAACCAGAGATTGCAAAATCTTACTTAAAAAGTGCTTTGGAATATTTTGCTCAGCAGCGATTTCACTCAATTCCACATTTTTTTTCTGGGACGAGTGGCAGGCGATATAAAACATCGCCTGTAATCCGTAATGACACGATGCTGAAAACATTCCGTTGTAATTCGTTTAAAATTGATATCTGAAATTGAGTCACTATTTTGGAAGGAAAGATTCCAGCATCCATCTCATCTTCTCATGCTGCTGCATAAGAGCTGTCACAAAATCAGCTGATCCCATATCATTCAGATCTTCAAAATCACGAATACAATTTCGAAGATACTTTATAACACTCTCATGGTCCTTCATCAGGTTTGAGACTTGCTCTCCTGAATCTGTAATTTCTTTTCCTTCTTTAAGCTCTGTCAGTTTTAGAAATTCACTCATTCTGCCGGTACTCAGAAAGCCAATCATTCGGATTCGCTCGGCGATTTCGTCTATCACACCTTCAAGCTCACCGTACTGCTCTTCGTAAAATGCATGCAGTTCAGCAAAATTTGCGGCCTTAATATTCCAGTGATAGTTCCGCGTTTTGATATAGATCACATGCTCGTCCGCAAGCAATTTCTGGAGCTTGGCAGCGACTTTCTTCCGGTCTGATTCTTTTATTCCAATATCCATAGTACTCTCAACTCGTTTTATTCAGATTTTAAATAGTCGTCCCTACTGCCTGATTTCACCGAACAGCCTTTAGTAGATATTTAGACATTAAACTCTAAAATAAAGTAATAAAAAAGATCTCCTATTCCAACATATTCGATCAACATTTATTTATCTGGCAATCTGCTAACCTCAAGATTACAATACGTTTAAAGACCCTTCAGTCTTAAACGTGCAGCTAATCCTTACTCAGTGGTTTACCCAAACTTACAATACTATCCCCACTCTTGATATCTTCAGATAGCTCAAGAAGCGTTTTGGTTTCAAAGAGTTCACGAATACTATTTCTTACATGTTTATACTCATTGTGGATCGGGCATGGATGATCATCATCACATTTTTTAAATCCTATTCCGCACTGAGTAAATACATCCAGACCATCAATTGCATCAATCACTTCTATCAACGTGATGTCGTCTGCTGGTCTGCTCAGACTAAATCCTCCGGTTGGACCCTTCATTGAATTCAGCAAACCATTTTTTACCAGCAGCTGCAGAATTTTACTGAGGAAATGCTTGGGTATCTCCTGTTTTTCTGCGATCTGGCCCAAGTCAACATTTTTACCATCGGTAGAATGCAGCGCTATATAAATCATGGCTTGCAAGCCATAGTGACATGAAGTCGAGAACATTGTGGTCTAATTTGATATTTAGGGTTGGATTCACTCCAGTGTTACACCCTTAATTAGGAGGGGTAATAACTAATTATGGAGGTGAATATACAAAATTGACATGGAAAATATATTCCACATTTACCCAAACATTAGTTTGCTAATCAGCAGTCAACGGTCCCCATGCTTTTTCTATCACAAGATCCCTGACTCTGTCTGCAGTATCCGTGCAATATTTCACATGATCCACACTATTACAGAAGTAAGGATTCTCTTTAGTCTCCGTTACATCCGCTTTGGATTTACAGTGAACATTGGAAAAATCAATATCCATCGCATTTGAATCATACCGGTTGATATAATCCATCATCTGCTCCATTGTAAGTTCCTGTTCGGGAGTATCTCCGTTTTGATCGGTATAGATCATATAAAGACACTGTATAAATCTGTACAGTGCACTTCGTGCAAATACGCAAACTGAATAGTTTACTACATCCTCAGCCGGTTTATAGAGTTCATTGCGGGCATTGTATAGCTCAGAATCTGCCTGCTTGAATAACTCTTTGATCATTTCGTTACTCATAACTTTAGGGTTTTTAATTAAGCGATTACTTGTATCCTGAGCTCATTGTCATATCTACATTCCAAACATTTGAACGGATTCTCGCGCCATTTCAAAAATTGGTGTAAAGTAGACACCAAACAGTAATGTAGGTATGAGCAACAGCAACAGAATAATCTTTGTACCGGCGTCAAATTCAAGCTTTTCGGCGCCCTCTTCGGGTTTGTAGAAAAACATATTTCGTACTACCCGGATGTAATAAAATAGTGACACAACAGTGGTGATTCCGGCAATCAGAACCAACCAGAACCAACCTGCACTTATTGCAGCTCCAAAAATATAGAGCTTTGCGATAAATCCGGCCGTGGGTGGAAAACCGGTTAATGCCACGAGAAAAACGGTCATAGACACTCCCATCAACGGAGCGCGGTGCCCCAGTCCTTTATACTTTTCAATTGATTCTGTACCCGTTTGGTTTGAGAATAGCATCGCCACATAGAATGCTCCCAGGTTCATAAACAGGTAAACAAACACATAAATCATTATAGCTGATAAGCCTTCGTTGGTTAAGATGACGAAACCCATCATGATGTATCCGGCATGAGCAATACTGGAATAAGCCAGCATCCGCTTAATATTATCCTGCCGTAGTGCAGTCAGATTACCAACAACCATTGCCAAGGCTGCCAAAACAGCCAGAATAACATTCCAATTCAAGACGTCTAACATACTCCAGATAGCACCATCATCAGCTACACTCAAATCAGAGAATGAAATCCGGAAGAAACGGATTGTCATAGCCAGGGCTGCAATTTTGGAGGCTACAGACAAATATGCTGTAATGGTTATTGGAGCACCTTCATATACATCCGGTGCCCAAAAGTGAAACGGTACCAGGGCAAGCTTGAAGCCAAGTCCTGCAATAATCATTATTATTGAAATCGTCAGCAATAGGGGTTGATTCAAATCACCGGCCAAAGCCATATTGACTGCATAAATATCCGTTGCCCCGGTCAAACCAACCAAAAGGGAAATACCATAGATCATGATCCCTGAAGCCACCGCACCATAGATGATATACTTCATGGATGCTTCGGAAGATTTATCCGATTTTTTAGTAAACCCAACCAGTACATATGAACTGATACTGGTCATCTCAAAAGCCAGGTACATCAACAGTAGATTTGTTGAACTTACCATCAGAAACATGCCCAATATCATTCCGGCCATCAGCATGTAGTATTCACTGATCCGGTTTGAGTATTCATCCAGCTCACGGGATTTCATTGAAAAAAGGATTACAAACAGAGTAGCCAGAGTTAGCAATAACTTGAAATAGAGTGCAAATGGGTCAACCGCAATCATTTCATAGAAAACGGAGTTATTCCAACCCGTCTGAACCAGTAGGAGTACTGCGGTAACTACCATACCGCCAAACAGAATCACTCCACCGGTATGCCCTTTTCGTTTCACAAACAGATCTGCTACAATAATCCCGCAAAGAGTCACCACAATTGCAATCTCCGGGTAGAAATGAATGATGCTATTTAAAATATTGTCAACCATGTTCAAGAATCTCTTCTAAGTTAGTTGCCTTAAACGGCTTTTAATTTTTTGTGATGACAAAATTGTTAAACTCCTTGGGTCACTAATTCCACAAGGTGACTGAGTGATGCATTCATCAATTCGATTGCAGGAGCAGGATAAATTCCAAGCAAAATGATCAGAATGATAAGCGGAACAAATGCCAGCATTTCGCGCAGAGTCAGATCCTCAAGTGTCTTATGCTTCTCCTGAAGATTTCCAAGGTATATTCTTTGAACTGTCCAGAGGATATATCCCGCAGTAATGATGATGCCAAATACCGAGATAATGGCTATCCATCTGTAAGCTTCAAATGCGCCCAGGAATGAGAATAGCTCACTCACAAATCCATTCAATCCGGGTAGACCCAGCGCAGCAAACATCCCCACCATCGCAATGCCTGTATACTTCGGCATCTGGTTCGCAATGCCGCCAAAGTCGTAGAGTCCGCGAGTGTGAGTACGATCGTAAAGAACGCCTACCGCGAGGAATAGAACGGCCGTAATAATTCCGTGGTTAAACATCTGCAGTACACCGCCTACCATACCCTGTGTGTTCAGAGCGGCAATACCTATCACTACAATTCCCATGTGACTAATGGAGGAGTATGCAATAAGTTTCTTGAAATCGTCCTGAGCCATCGCACAGAATGCACCGTAAATAATACTGATCATACCCAGAGCCGCCATCAGATAGACAAAATATTCGGTTCCATCCGGAAAGATCGGGAAGCTGATTCTCAGGATGCCGTAGGTTCCCAGTTTCAGCAGTACACCGGCCAGTATCACACTAATTGGAGTGGGGGCTTCCACGTGGGCATCGGGCAGCCACGTGTGAAATGGAAAGAGCGGAATCTTAATCGCAAAACTGATAAAGAGAGCAAGCCAGGCTACATAACGCCAGGTGGTATCCACACCGGAGAGAATTGACCCATCCACATAATTTTCCGGGTTCATCATGTGCAGCAGGTTAAAAGTATGTACCGATTCACCTGTAGCCGCATCCGTATAAGCCACACTGAAGTAGAGAGCCAGCATCACCAGCATCATCAAAACTCCGCCGAAAAATGTATAGAGGAAAAACTTTATGGCGGCATACTCGCGTCTCGGTCCGCCCCAAAGTCCGATCAGGAAGTACATCGGCAACAGCATCACTTCCCAGAAGATGAAAAAGAGGAAGAAATCGAGCGAAACAAACACACCCATCATACCGGTTACCAGCAGCAGGTAGAGAGCAAAGTAGCCTTTGGTCATCTTCTCGATATTCCAGGATGATATAACCCCAATCAGACCGATAATAGATGCCAGAATCACCATCAGAACGCTCAGTCCGTCAATCCCCAGAAAATAGTTGATTTCAATCCGGCCAACCCATGGAACCGCATCAACAGTGATCCAGTTAAACTGTTCCACAAACTGAAAGCTATCTGCTTCATTGATGCCTACCATCGATCGATCAAACAGACTGTAGATCACTCCGGCCAACACAACCTGAAGCCCCGTTACTGTGGCGGCCGTCCATCGAATTGCTTTTTTACTTTGATCCGGAAGGAGCAGTATGATGATCATTCCCACAATGGGGAGAAATACAATCCATGTCAAAATACCGATGCCAAACAATTGAAATTCCATATTCTTAGCGTTCCATTAAGGTTTTCTTTTTATAGTCTTTTTCAGAAATCATTCGAATTAAATAAACAGCAGAAACAGCACGATAAAACTGAATACAATGTAGACGAGGTAGGTCTGCACCCTGCCGGTTTGAAGTTTACCCAGCAGTTGCCCTCCAAGCTGAGAAAGCCATGCGGTTAAATTGACCAGCCCATCGATCACATTGTTATCTATCCATTTGCTAACCATCGCAAATCCACGAACCACTACAGCCGAACCATTCACAATGCCATCTATAATATGATCATCAAACCAGTGTAGACCCTTCGAAAGGGCAATCGCACCGCCGACAAAAACTTTGTTATAGATGTCATCGAAATACCAGTTGTTTTGAGATCCTCTGTAGAGAAATCCGGCTTTCTGAGCCAACATTTCTGCACTGATAGCCTTTTTGCTGTAGACGAAGTACGCCAGAGCGATACCGGTACCGGCAATGAGGATTGAAAGAATCATAACAAGAGTGTGGACACTGTGAATGGCCTCATAAAACACAGCCCATGTAGCCGGCTGCATCATTTCGGGCACAATACTGGCCGGACGCTCAATTGCACTGTAAAACCATCCCGATGCCGCTCCAATTGGATTGAAACTGTAGAAGAAAAAGAGAGATAAAGCCGCCAGCACCATCAGGGGAATCGTCATCACTTTTGGCGACTCTTTGATGTTGGAAATCACAGAATCATTCGCCGGTTTGCCGTGGAAGGTCAGAATCAACAGGCGGAACATGTAGAACGCCGTGAGTCCCGCTACCAAAAACCCGATGAGAGGCAGCAGCCAATGACCGTTCAGCGTACTGAAAGCCATGGTTCCGGCCAGAATCTCATCCTTACTTAAAAAGCCTGACGTGAGGGGTATACCCGAAATGGCAAGAGTAAAAATCAGAAACGTCCAATAGGTAATCGGCATCTTCGATTTGAGACCACCCATATTCCGAATATCCTGTGCATCGGTTGTGTGGTCGTGCTGATCGTGCAGCACCTTATGCATTGCAAAAATCACGCTGCCGGCTCCAAGAAAGAGTCCTGCTTTAAATGCTGCATGCGTTACCAGATGCATAAATCCGGCCGTGAACGCTCCAACTCCCAGCGCCATAATCATGTAGCCAAGCTGACTGATGGTTGAGTAAGCCAGTACTTTTTTAATATCGTATTGGGTAATTGCGATCGAGGCTGCAATTAAAGAGGTAATGGCTCCTACATAGGCAATGACCAAAAGTGCATCTGCGGTCAGCATTGGAAATACTCTTGCAACCAGATAGACGCCGGCAGCAACCATCGTGGCGGCGTGAATCAAGGCACTGACCGGAGTTGGGCCTTCCATCGCATCCGGCAGCCAAACGTGCAGCGGAAACTGTGCGGATTTACCAACAGCTCCACAAAAAATCAGAAGCCCTGAGGCTGTCAACCATCCTGTACTGTCGAATGGTAACTGCCCTGAAGCGATAGCATCAAAAAGTGCTTCAAAAGAGAGTGTGGAAAAACCGGTAAAGAGGATCATAATTCCGATAAACATCCCGAAATCACCCACACGGTTGACAATAAACGCTTTGTTTGCTGCATTTGAAGCCGACTTTTTCTCATAGTAGAAGCCA
This is a stretch of genomic DNA from Rhodohalobacter barkolensis. It encodes these proteins:
- a CDS encoding RrF2 family transcriptional regulator; amino-acid sequence: MFSASCHYGLQAMFYIACHSSQKKNVELSEIAAEQNIPKHFLSKILQSLVKQKLLVSMKGPTGGFKLSKPADSIHIVDVVEAIDGLDIFTQCGIEHKECDENDPCPIHDEYHRIREEVFHLFKTKTLETMAEDLRNGNSLADFVKPPPQKK
- a CDS encoding Dps family protein, translating into MDIGIKESDRKKVAAKLQKLLADEHVIYIKTRNYHWNIKAANFAELHAFYEEQYGELEGVIDEIAERIRMIGFLSTGRMSEFLKLTELKEGKEITDSGEQVSNLMKDHESVIKYLRNCIRDFEDLNDMGSADFVTALMQQHEKMRWMLESFLPK
- a CDS encoding RrF2 family transcriptional regulator; translated protein: MFSTSCHYGLQAMIYIALHSTDGKNVDLGQIAEKQEIPKHFLSKILQLLVKNGLLNSMKGPTGGFSLSRPADDITLIEVIDAIDGLDVFTQCGIGFKKCDDDHPCPIHNEYKHVRNSIRELFETKTLLELSEDIKSGDSIVSLGKPLSKD
- a CDS encoding NADH-quinone oxidoreductase subunit N, producing the protein MVDNILNSIIHFYPEIAIVVTLCGIIVADLFVKRKGHTGGVILFGGMVVTAVLLLVQTGWNNSVFYEMIAVDPFALYFKLLLTLATLFVILFSMKSRELDEYSNRISEYYMLMAGMILGMFLMVSSTNLLLMYLAFEMTSISSYVLVGFTKKSDKSSEASMKYIIYGAVASGIMIYGISLLVGLTGATDIYAVNMALAGDLNQPLLLTISIIMIIAGLGFKLALVPFHFWAPDVYEGAPITITAYLSVASKIAALAMTIRFFRISFSDLSVADDGAIWSMLDVLNWNVILAVLAALAMVVGNLTALRQDNIKRMLAYSSIAHAGYIMMGFVILTNEGLSAIMIYVFVYLFMNLGAFYVAMLFSNQTGTESIEKYKGLGHRAPLMGVSMTVFLVALTGFPPTAGFIAKLYIFGAAISAGWFWLVLIAGITTVVSLFYYIRVVRNMFFYKPEEGAEKLEFDAGTKIILLLLLIPTLLFGVYFTPIFEMARESVQMFGM
- a CDS encoding complex I subunit 4 family protein, with the protein product MEFQLFGIGILTWIVFLPIVGMIIILLLPDQSKKAIRWTAATVTGLQVVLAGVIYSLFDRSMVGINEADSFQFVEQFNWITVDAVPWVGRIEINYFLGIDGLSVLMVILASIIGLIGVISSWNIEKMTKGYFALYLLLVTGMMGVFVSLDFFLFFIFWEVMLLPMYFLIGLWGGPRREYAAIKFFLYTFFGGVLMMLVMLALYFSVAYTDAATGESVHTFNLLHMMNPENYVDGSILSGVDTTWRYVAWLALFISFAIKIPLFPFHTWLPDAHVEAPTPISVILAGVLLKLGTYGILRISFPIFPDGTEYFVYLMAALGMISIIYGAFCAMAQDDFKKLIAYSSISHMGIVVIGIAALNTQGMVGGVLQMFNHGIITAVLFLAVGVLYDRTHTRGLYDFGGIANQMPKYTGIAMVGMFAALGLPGLNGFVSELFSFLGAFEAYRWIAIISVFGIIITAGYILWTVQRIYLGNLQEKHKTLEDLTLREMLAFVPLIILIILLGIYPAPAIELMNASLSHLVELVTQGV
- the nuoL gene encoding NADH-quinone oxidoreductase subunit L; protein product: MFIQLSLLILLLPLLGFIVLIFSGKRLPRQGDWLGTGLLTVTLILSVVLLISKLTGSPDETITSVFNWIVFTDAMMVGTLAIEFGIMIDNLTVVMLVVVTLVSTLVHLFSMGYMKGEKRYSRYYAYLGLFSFSMLGIVLTHNLLLMYIFWELVGVSSYLLIGFYYEKKSASNAANKAFIVNRVGDFGMFIGIMILFTGFSTLSFEALFDAIASGQLPFDSTGWLTASGLLIFCGAVGKSAQFPLHVWLPDAMEGPTPVSALIHAATMVAAGVYLVARVFPMLTADALLVIAYVGAITSLIAASIAITQYDIKKVLAYSTISQLGYMIMALGVGAFTAGFMHLVTHAAFKAGLFLGAGSVIFAMHKVLHDQHDHTTDAQDIRNMGGLKSKMPITYWTFLIFTLAISGIPLTSGFLSKDEILAGTMAFSTLNGHWLLPLIGFLVAGLTAFYMFRLLILTFHGKPANDSVISNIKESPKVMTIPLMVLAALSLFFFYSFNPIGAASGWFYSAIERPASIVPEMMQPATWAVFYEAIHSVHTLVMILSILIAGTGIALAYFVYSKKAISAEMLAQKAGFLYRGSQNNWYFDDIYNKVFVGGAIALSKGLHWFDDHIIDGIVNGSAVVVRGFAMVSKWIDNNVIDGLVNLTAWLSQLGGQLLGKLQTGRVQTYLVYIVFSFIVLFLLFI